A part of Astyanax mexicanus isolate ESR-SI-001 chromosome 2, AstMex3_surface, whole genome shotgun sequence genomic DNA contains:
- the si:ch211-244b2.3 gene encoding uncharacterized protein si:ch211-244b2.3: protein MFRSAFDSVLTDTSDSDEDYTVEEYDTTEAAATAMPNLRSASGNHYEWHLFDGQKWSQICNDHIIEANYCQVGVRGMTIHTDLGSLYIDFDAMTLRGPFTGLRIRRQTFLSQGQTQDIAWYYKDDTCWCEYGSQGASHSTSTINSQDLEKRYNSNPRSSFQFTIGSNTYTLDFTAMTQTNMYTHMVRKVRRRPKFNSIVSVNNSSQMNFAQLSLSTLSMSPPTGVIWEFMGDEGVWTEYQKPGCSLNSADIERQYQLNPQRQLNFTVGRYSYTLSFSEMYQTNDRFGTMRHIRRTVGGNLCISSSQSQARWQFRDMDGSWKDYVKGSRRGNCTVSSQEIEAQYQRNKTGIMSFSTGKFNYQLNFTAMTQTNLSTNTRRPVRRLQQ from the exons A TGTTCAGATCCGCGTTTGATTCGGTTTTG ACGGATACCTCAGATTCAGATGAAGATTACACAGTAGAGGAATATGACACAACagaagcagcagcaacagcaatgCCAAATCTGAGGAGTGCCTCag gaaACCACTATGAGTGGCACTTATTTGATGGGCAGAAGTGGTCTCAGATCTGTAATGACCACATAATCGAGGCTAACTACTGCCAAGTTGGAGTGAGAGGGATGACGATACACACAGACTTAGG ATCTCTGTACATAGACTTTGACGCTATGACGTTGAGAGGGCCATTCACTGGACTCAGGATACGACGACAAACCTTCCTATCACAAGGCCAGACACAGGATATAGCCTGGTACTATAAAGACGATACCTGCTGGTGTGAATATGGCTCTCAG GGAGCGAGTCACAGCACTTCTACAATAAACAGCCAAGACCTGGAGAAGAGATATAACTCTAACCCCAGAAGCTCCTTCCAGTTTACAATCGGATCCAATACCTACACACTGGACTTCACTG CCATGACCCAAACCAACATGTATACTCATATGGTGAGGAAAGTGAGGAGGCGGCCGAAGTTTAACTCCATCGTCTCTGTGAATAACAG TTCCCAGATGAATTTTGCACAACTTTCATTGTCCACACTGTCCATGAGTCCACCCACTGGGGTCATCTGGGAGTTTATGGGTGATGAAGGTGTCTGGACAGAATATCAGAAACCA GGTTGTTCTCTGAACAGTGCAGACATAGAGAGACAGTATCAGCTCAACCCACAGAGACAACTTAACTTTACAGTCGGCCGATACAGTTACACGCTCAGCTTCAGTG AAATGTATCAGACCAATGATAGATTTGGAACAATGCGGCACATTCGGAGGACTGTTGGTGGAAACCTGTGTATTAGTAG TTCTCAGTCTCAAGCTCGCTGGCAATTTAGAGACATGGACGGCTCCTGGAAAGACTATGTTAAA GGCAGTAGGCGGGGTAATTGTACTGTTTCCAGTCAGGAAATCGAAGCTCAGTACCAGCGGAATAAAACGGGCATCATGAGCTTCAGCACAGGAAAATTCAACTATCAGCTCAACTTCACAG CCATGACTCAGACTAACCTGTCCACTAACACGAGGAGGCCGGTCCGCCGACTGCAGCAATAA